A stretch of the Streptomyces sp. NBC_01428 genome encodes the following:
- the soxR gene encoding redox-sensitive transcriptional activator SoxR, whose amino-acid sequence MPQIPEKIHELTVGQLSARSGAAVSALHFYEAKGLISSRRTSGNQRRYHRDALRRVAFVRAAQRVGIPLATIREALAELPEERTPTREDWARLSEAWRSELDERIKQLGRLRDHLTDCIGCGCLSLENCVLSNPDDVFGERGTGSRLMVERPDGQEAVRTRDRAADGGSGQREEPVGDCR is encoded by the coding sequence GTGCCCCAGATCCCTGAGAAGATCCACGAGCTGACCGTCGGCCAGTTGTCGGCCCGCAGCGGCGCCGCCGTCTCCGCCCTGCACTTCTACGAGGCGAAGGGCCTGATCAGCAGCCGCCGGACCTCGGGAAACCAACGCCGCTACCATCGCGACGCGCTCCGCCGGGTCGCCTTCGTGCGGGCCGCCCAGCGGGTCGGCATCCCGCTCGCCACCATCCGCGAGGCGCTCGCCGAACTGCCCGAGGAGCGCACCCCGACGCGGGAGGACTGGGCCCGCCTCTCCGAGGCCTGGCGCTCCGAACTCGACGAGCGCATCAAACAGCTCGGCCGGCTGCGCGACCACCTCACCGACTGCATCGGCTGCGGCTGCCTCTCGCTGGAGAACTGCGTGCTCTCCAACCCCGACGACGTCTTCGGCGAGCGCGGGACCGGCTCGCGCCTGATGGTGGAGCGCCCCGACGGCCAGGAGGCGGTGAGGACGCGCGACCGGGCGGCGGACGGCGGGTCCGGGCAGCGGGAGGAGCCGGTGGGGGACTGCCGCTGA
- a CDS encoding RNA ligase (ATP) produces the protein MSTLRVTAEMLTVHDHPNADALELAQVGLYRAVVAKGAFRTGEHAVYIPEQSVLPAPLIEELGLTGRLAGSAADRVRAVRLRGELSQGIVCRPKALADVDLVRAAGEGTDFAETLGIVKWVPPIPPTMDGDVESAPGLLPWVDIENIQRYPDIFTEGEPVVLTEKLHGSACLLTHLADGDRVHVSSKGFGAKSLALKENPRNLYWRAVHAHGVPEAAARLAERLGARRVGIFGEVYGAGVQDLTYGADGRREAIGYAVFDVSAEIDGEVRWLDAAELLTGELPLVPRLYEGPYAIGRVLEIASGRETVSGRGLHLREGVVIRPAVERYSPVTGGRAVAKAVSPAYLTRKGGTEYE, from the coding sequence ATGTCGACGCTGCGCGTCACCGCCGAAATGCTGACCGTGCACGACCACCCGAACGCCGACGCGCTCGAACTGGCCCAGGTGGGCCTGTACCGGGCCGTCGTCGCGAAGGGCGCGTTCCGCACCGGCGAGCACGCCGTCTACATCCCGGAGCAGTCCGTGCTGCCCGCTCCCCTGATCGAGGAACTGGGGCTGACCGGGCGGCTCGCGGGGTCCGCCGCGGACCGGGTCAGGGCGGTCCGGCTGCGGGGCGAGCTGTCCCAGGGCATCGTGTGCCGTCCCAAGGCACTGGCGGACGTGGACCTGGTGCGCGCCGCCGGGGAGGGCACGGACTTCGCGGAGACGCTCGGCATCGTGAAATGGGTGCCCCCGATCCCGCCCACCATGGACGGCGACGTCGAGTCGGCACCCGGTCTGCTGCCCTGGGTCGACATCGAGAACATCCAGCGGTACCCGGACATCTTCACCGAGGGCGAGCCCGTCGTCCTGACGGAGAAGCTGCACGGCTCCGCCTGCCTGCTCACCCACCTCGCGGACGGGGACCGCGTGCACGTCTCCTCGAAGGGCTTCGGCGCCAAGTCCCTCGCCCTGAAGGAGAATCCGCGCAACCTGTACTGGCGCGCCGTACACGCTCACGGTGTCCCGGAGGCCGCCGCCCGGCTCGCCGAACGCCTCGGCGCGCGCCGGGTCGGCATCTTCGGCGAGGTGTACGGGGCGGGGGTCCAGGACCTGACGTACGGTGCCGACGGCCGCCGCGAGGCCATCGGTTACGCCGTGTTCGACGTGTCGGCGGAGATCGACGGCGAGGTCCGCTGGCTGGACGCGGCGGAGCTGCTCACCGGTGAACTCCCGCTCGTACCCCGGCTGTACGAGGGCCCGTACGCCATCGGACGCGTCCTGGAGATCGCCTCCGGCCGGGAGACGGTGTCCGGCCGTGGGCTGCACCTGCGCGAGGGGGTCGTGATCCGCCCGGCCGTCGAGCGGTACAGCCCGGTGACCGGCGGCCGGGCGGTGGCGAAGGCCGTCAGCCCGGCCTACCTGACCCGCAAGGGCGGGACGGAGTACGAGTAG
- a CDS encoding YiaA/YiaB family inner membrane protein has product MSETPVKQQNTAAFYGQAVASFSVAMAATALGIFKLQVDAWVRAFLAIAVLYLVTSAFTLAKVIRDRQDGQRAGGRVYDPFEKL; this is encoded by the coding sequence ATGAGTGAGACACCGGTCAAACAGCAGAACACCGCCGCCTTCTACGGGCAGGCCGTGGCGTCCTTCTCCGTCGCCATGGCCGCCACCGCCCTCGGCATCTTCAAGCTCCAGGTCGACGCCTGGGTGCGGGCCTTCCTGGCCATCGCCGTCCTCTACCTCGTGACGTCCGCCTTCACCCTCGCCAAGGTCATCCGGGACCGCCAGGACGGCCAGCGCGCGGGCGGCCGGGTGTACGACCCCTTCGAGAAGCTCTGA
- a CDS encoding TetR/AcrR family transcriptional regulator, translating into MSTAQETPGGETQPWAEVTPDAARRLLVAAVEAFAERGYHATTTRDIAGRAGMSPAALYIHYKTKEELLHRISRIGHDKALDIVRSAAEGRGTAAERLSDAVRSFVRWHAGQHTTARVVQYELDALGPDARAEIIALRRQVDAEVRGIIEDGVAAGDFDVPDVPGTTLAVLSLCIDVARWFSVDGPRTPDEVGALYADLVLRMVGAKE; encoded by the coding sequence ATGAGTACGGCGCAGGAGACGCCCGGCGGCGAGACACAGCCGTGGGCCGAGGTCACCCCGGACGCGGCACGGCGGCTGCTCGTCGCCGCCGTGGAGGCCTTCGCCGAGCGCGGGTACCACGCGACGACGACCCGCGACATCGCGGGCCGCGCCGGAATGAGCCCGGCCGCGCTCTACATCCACTACAAGACCAAGGAAGAGCTGCTCCACCGGATCAGCCGGATCGGCCACGACAAGGCGCTCGACATCGTGCGCTCCGCGGCCGAGGGGCGGGGCACCGCCGCCGAACGGCTCTCCGACGCCGTGCGGTCCTTCGTGCGCTGGCACGCCGGCCAGCACACGACGGCGCGCGTCGTGCAGTACGAGCTGGACGCCCTCGGGCCCGACGCGCGCGCCGAGATCATCGCGCTGCGCCGCCAGGTGGACGCCGAGGTCCGCGGCATCATCGAGGACGGTGTCGCCGCGGGCGACTTCGACGTCCCGGACGTGCCCGGCACCACGCTCGCGGTGCTGTCCCTGTGCATCGACGTGGCGCGCTGGTTCAGCGTCGACGGGCCCCGGACACCGGACGAGGTCGGCGCGCTCTACGCCGACCTGGTCCTGCGGATGGTCGGGGCCAAGGAGTAG
- a CDS encoding MaoC family dehydratase, which translates to MAEPRTFATVDELRSAVGEQLGYTDWVEIEQKRIDLFAEATGDHQWIHIDPEKAASGPFGTTIAHGYLTLSLLPLFGPQLIAVEGVKMGVNYGTNKVRFPAPVPVGSRLRSTATITGVDDVPGGVQVTVAFTVEREGGDKPVCVAESVSRYYL; encoded by the coding sequence ATGGCAGAGCCGAGGACGTTCGCGACGGTCGACGAACTGCGCAGCGCGGTGGGCGAACAGCTGGGATACACCGACTGGGTCGAGATCGAGCAGAAGCGGATCGACCTCTTCGCGGAGGCGACCGGCGACCACCAGTGGATCCATATCGACCCCGAGAAGGCCGCGTCGGGTCCGTTCGGCACCACGATCGCGCACGGCTACCTCACCCTGTCGCTGCTGCCGCTCTTCGGCCCGCAGCTGATCGCGGTCGAGGGCGTGAAGATGGGCGTCAACTACGGGACGAACAAGGTCCGTTTCCCCGCTCCCGTGCCGGTCGGCTCGCGGCTGCGCTCCACCGCGACGATCACCGGTGTGGACGACGTGCCCGGTGGCGTCCAGGTGACCGTGGCGTTCACCGTCGAGCGCGAGGGCGGCGACAAGCCGGTCTGCGTGGCGGAGTCCGTCTCGCGCTACTACCTCTGA